The segment GAACGGCCCGGGACGGGCGGGTCCGCTCCGGGCATCTCGGAATCCGGGACGGTGGAGAGCGCACTCTTCTGAGTTTTTTGCGTATTTCGCCGTTATTGTCGGAGCTCTGAACCCGAGGGTAATGAATCTGACTCGTCGGGGCCCGCGCCCGTCAGGTAGAAAGGTGCGTTACACCCCTCATCCGGGGCTCAGGGCGCGTGTGCGGCGCGCCCGGCGTCCGTACCTCCCCCCGCGCGGCAGGTATCTGCCGAGCAGGGCGCGGACGCGGTGCCCGCCCACCCCTCAACCAGGGAGTGGCCACCCTCAGCAGATTTACGAATAAAAGGGGTAAGACAAGTGGCAGCGGAGATCGTCAATCCTCGCAGCGACAGCAAGAGCGGTACGGACGCGGACGGTGCGCCCGACGACGCCTTCGATCCGGCGTTCGCGCTGCATCGCGGCGGCAAGATGGCCATTCAGGCGACCGTGCCGGTCCGGGACAAGGACGACCTGTCCCTCGCCTACACACCGGGCGTCGCCAAGGTGTGCAGCGCCATCGCCGAGCAGCCCGAGCTGGTGCACGACTACACCTGGAAGTCCCAGGTCGTCGCCGTCGTCACGGACGGCACCGCGGTGCTGGGCCTGGGCGACATCGGCCCGGAGGCCTCCCTCCCCGTGATGGAGGGCAAGGCCATCCTCTTCAAGCAGTTCGGCGGCGTCGACGCGGTGCCGATCGCGCTCGGCACCACCGACACCGACGAGATCATCGAGACCGTCGTCCGGATGGCGCCGTCCTTCGGCGGTGTCAACCTGGAGGACATCTCGGCGCCCCGGTGCTTCGAGATCGAGCGCCGCCTCCAGGAGGCGCTGGACATCCCGGTCTTCCACGACGACCAGCACGGCACCGCCGTGGTCACCCTGGCCGCCCTGCGCAACGCCGCGAAGCTCACGGACCGTTCGCTCGGTGCGCTGCGGGCGGTCATCTCGGGCGCCGGTGCGGCCGGTGTCGCCATCGCCAAGATCCTCATCGAGGCGGGCATCGGAGACGTCGCGGTGTGCGACCGCAAGGGCATCGTCTCCACCGACCGCGCCGACCTCACGGACGTCAAGCGCGAGGTGGCCGGCTTCACGAACAAGGGCGGGCTGACCGGTTCGCTGGAGGACGCGCTGGACGGCGCCGATGTCTTCATCGGGGTCTCCGGCGGCACGGTGCCGGAGGAGGCGGTGGCGAAGATGGCGAAGGACTCGCTGATCTTCGCGATGGCCAACCCGACCCCGGAGATCCACCCGGACATCGCGCACAAGTACGCGGCCGTGGTCGCCACCGGGCGCAGCGACTACCCGAACCAGATCAACAACGTGCTGGCCTTCCCGGGCATCTTCGCCGGAGCCATGCAGGTGCGGGCGTCGCGGATCACCGAGGGCATGAAGCTCGCCGCCGCCGAGGCGCTGGCCGCCGTGGTCGCCGATGAGCTCAGCGCCGACCGGGTCATCCCCTCGCCGTTCGACGAGCGGGTCGCCCCGGCCGTCACCGCCGCCGTCGCGGCCGCCGCCCGCGCCGAGGGCGTGGCACGCCGCTGACCGCCCCCCCCGCGCGGGGCGCACGACGACGGGCCGGGCCCGCACCTCTCAGGGGTGCGGGCCCGGCTCCGTCGTGGTGGCGGTGTGCGGCCGGGCCGACGCGGTGCGTGTCACACCCGTACGCGGTACCGCAGCGCCCGGCCGCGGCCTACGTTGGGATCATGTTTGCTGCCTATGCCGCCCGCATCGACCGTGACCAGCCGCTGAACGGCCTCGAATTGGGGGAGCGCCCGGCCCCCGACGTACGCCCCGGCTGGACGACCGTCAACGTCAAGGCCGCCTCCCTCAACCACCACGACCTGTGGTCGCTGCGCGGGGTGGGCATCACCGACGAGGCGCTGCCGATGATCCTCGGCTGCGACGCCGCCGGTATCGACGAGGACGGCAACGAGGTCGTCCTGCACTCCGTCATCGGGCAGACCGGCCACGGCGTCGGCCCCAGGGAGAAGCCCTCCATCCTCACCGAGCGCTACCAGGGCACGTTCGCGGAGCAGGTCACCGTCCCCTCCTGGAACGTGCTGCCCAAGCCGAAGGAGCTGTCCTTCGCGGAGGCCGCCTGTCTGCCGACCGCCTGGCTGACCGCGTACCGGATGCTGTTCACCAACGGGGGCGTACGGCCCGGGGACAGCGTCCTGGTGCAGGGCGCGGGCGGCGGGGTGGCGACCGCCGCCATCGTGCTGGGTGCCGCGGCCGGGCTGCGGGTCTTCGCCACCAGCCGGGACGAGGCCAAGCGCAAGCGCGCGCTGGAGCTGGGCGCCGAGGCGGTGTTCGCGAGCGGTGAGCGGCTGCCGCAGCGGGTGGACGCGGTGATCGAGACGGTCGGCGCCGCCACCTGGTCGCACTCCGTCAAGTCGCTGCGCCCCGGCGGCACCCTGGTCATCTCGGGCGCCACCAGCGGCTTCACCCCGAAGAGCGGCGAGCTCAACCGGATCTTCTTCCTGGAGCTGAAGATCGTCGGCTCCACGATGGGCAGCAAGGAGGAGCTGGCCTCGCTGCTCAGCTTCTGCGCGGCCAAGGGCATCCGGCCGGTGATCGACTCGACGCTGCCGCTGGACCGGGCGCGCGAGGGGTTCACCAAGATGGCCGAGGGTGAGCTGTTCGGCAAGATCGTGCTGACCGTCTGACGGCCTGACGGGCCCACCACCACTTCACCGGAAGGCTGCGCGACGTGCGGATCCTGCGGGCGGCGGGGCGCCCCGCCATGCCGTGGAGCAACGGCGGCGGGGTGACCCGGGAGGTCGCCGTCCACCCGCCGGGCGCCGGCTGGGACGCCTTCGCCTGGCGGGTCAGCCTGGCGGACGTCACCCGGGACGGTCCGTACTCACCGCTGCCCGGCGTCCGCCGGATCCTCACCGTCGCCGACGGGGCCGGGCTGGAGCTGACGGTGGACGGCACCACCCGGCGCCTGACGGACCGCTGCCACCCGTTCGCCTTCCCCGGCGGCGCGGAGACCGGCTCCCGGCTGCTGGACGGCCCCGTCGTCAACCTCAATGTGATGCTGCGGGAGGGGCGGGCGGCCGCGACGGTGGAGCGGGTGCGGGGGCGCCGCGTGGTGGCGCCGGTCCGGCGGCCCGCCGAGGGCGCCGCCGAGGGCCCGGAGGCCGTACTGATCGTGGCCGTCGAGGGGGACACCCGGCTCCGGACGGCCGGCGAACCCGAGGTGCGGCTGGCGCGGTTCGACGCGGCGCTGCTGACGGGACCGGACGCGGCGCCCGTCGAGATGCGGACGGACGGCACCGCGGCGCTGATCGCCCTGTCCGCCGCCGACCCGGCCCGTCCCGAGGGCTGAGCCCGCCGGTACCGAGGCTGCGCCTTCCGCCCGATATCCCTCAAGTGTGCTTGCTCCGGGCCGAGTTGCGCCCGGTGCGTCAATGATGGTTGACGCCCCCGAGGTGTCAACGTACATTGACATCCATGACCGAAGCAACGGATCTCGCCGAGCGGGCCGGTGACCGGGACCCCCGGGTGGGGCTCCGCGCCGTGGCCGCGCTCCGCCGACTCCTGGAGCAGCTCGAAGCCGTGCAGGTGCGCATCGCCCGCGCGAAGGGCTGGTCGTGGCAGGAGATCGCGGCGGAGCTGGGTGTCAGCAGGCAGGCAGTGCACAAGAAGCACGGGAGGCGCTGATGTTCGAGAAGTTCACGGCCGGGGCGCGTGCGGTGGTGCGTGGCGCGGTGGAGCAGGCGGACCGTACGGGGAGCGGCGCGATCGGCGAACCGGAGCTGCTGCTCGCACTGCTGGAGCGGGCGGATTCCCCGGCCGCCGGGGTGCTCGCCGCGCTCGGTGTCCACGAGCGGCGGGAGTCGGTGGCGGACGCCCTCGCGCAGGTGCGCCGGCGCGGCGGGGTGTCGACGGCCGACGCGGCGGCGCTGGCCGGGATGGGGATCGATATCGACGCGATCGTGACGCGGGTGGAGGAGGCCCACGGGGTGGGCGCGCTGGCCGCCGACGGGACGGCCGGGCGCCGGAAGCGGGTGCGCCGGCCGTTCACCGCGGAGGCCAGGGCCGTACTGGAGCGCGCCCTGCGGATCGCGGTCGGCCGGGGCGAGCGGTCGCTCGGCGATGAGCATCTGCTGCTCGCGCTGACCGCCGGGCCCGGACCGGCCGGGGCGGTGCTCGCCGACCACGGGGTGACGCATGACGCGGTGGTGCGGCTGCTGGACGAGACGCGGGGCCGGCGCGCGAGTTGAGCCGGGCGGGCGGCCCTGTGGTGGAAGGGGCCGCCTCGCACATCGTCCGGCAGGCCGCTACGGCACCCCTGCGGGCCCGCCCCTACAGGTGGCCGACCTTCACCCTCCCGATGCCCAGGGTGCTGTGCCGGGGGAGATAGCCCGCCTCGAAGACCGCGCAGAGGAGCGGGGTGAGCAGCTGCGCCAGCCGTTCGGCGCGGGAGTGGCCCAGCGCCCGCCACGGTCCGGCCGCCAGCCGGTCGGTGGTCCGCTCGATCGCCTCGCGCTCCTTGTGGGCGCGGTCGGTGGCGGTGCCGTCGGGGGCGATCCAGCCGCGGGCGGCGAGGCGGTGCCGGGCATCGCTCCACTCCTGTGCGCTCCAGCCGCGCCCCACGAAGTCGGCGGCCGGCGCGGCACCGATCGCGGCGAACGACACCAGGGCCTCGCACGGATCGAGTTCGCAGGTCAGCAGGGCCGCCAGATGGCCGTCGCCGCGGTGCTCGCGCAGCACGGTCGCGGCCTGCCAGAGCACCAGATGGGGCGCGTCCGGCCAGGGCAGATCGCGGTTGGCGGCGGCCAGCGGGCGGGCGGCGGTACCGGCGTTCTCGGCGGCCTGGCGGGCGAGTCCGGCCGCCTCGGTGAGCTGGGCGGTGGTCAGCCGGCCGTCGACGAGGGCGGTCAGCGCCCGGTCCATCGCCACCAGCCGGGCGTCCAGCACCTTGGCCGGTTCCGCGACGGTCCAGATCCGGGGGAGATACCGGGTGATCATCCGCGGACTAAAGGTGTAGTACGTCGCGGCGACCAGCTCGGGCCCGGCGGCCCCGAGCGGAGCCGTCCGCCAGGCGAAGTAGCTGGGCCAGCGGGAGGCGACCTCATGGCCGAGGCCGGCGGCGACCTGGCGTGCCTCGGGGGCGAAGTACAGGGTGGCGTGCAGTGGCTCCAGCAGGTGCCACATCCGGCGGGCGACCGCAAGGTATTCCGACATCGCTTTCCCTCATGGCCTTCACGATGCGTGCGCAGACGGGAGACGTGGACCGTGGTCCGGAACACGGCCGTCGGCCCCGCGGAACCGGGCAGCTGGGGCTCCCTGGAACCCGGTGCCGGACGAAAAGCCGTGCGAAGTAGTGACTTCCCCGATTACGCCGCGTGAATCCAGACCGCAGATGGCAACTGTGGGTAACAGAAGCCCGGTTGGGGAATTCCGGTTCCGGCCGCCGCGGGTCCGGTGGCTCACCACCCCCTCGTACAACGGAAATTCGGTCGAACCCGGACGGCCGCGCCCGTACGGTGACCCGGTCGCGGTCCACGGGGGCCGGGCCGTACGACGCGAGGAAGTGAGCGGCAGATGTCACAGCACGGATGGGCCGACGAGGGATTCGGGGCGGTCGCGGACGCCTTCGCCCGGAATTTCGCCGAGGGCCGGGAACTCGGCTCCGCCGTGGCCGTGTTCGCCGGCGGGCGCAAGGTCGTCGACCTGTGGGGCGGGACCGCCGACGACCGGACCGGGCGGGCCTGGGACGAGGACACCGTCCTGCCCGTCATGTCCGTCGCCAAGGGCCTGATCAGTGTCTGTGCCCATCTGCTCGCCCAGCAGGGGGCGTTGGACCTGGACGCCCCGGTGGCCGACCACTGGCCGGAGTTCGCCCAGCGGGGCAAGGAGGCGATCACCACCCGGATGGTGCTCGCCAATACCGCCGGAATCCCGCTCGTCGAGAAGCAGTTGACCTTCGAGGAGCTGACCCGGTGGACGCCGGTGATCCGTGCCCTGGAGGAGCAGCCGACGCTGTATGAGCCCGGCACCGCGTTCGAGTACCACGCGCACGCCTTCGGCTTCCTCATCGGCGAGCTGATCCGGCGGCTGACCGGCCGTACGCCCGGCAGGTACTTCCGCGAGGCCATCGGCGACGCGCTGGCGCTGCGGACCTGGATCGGGATGCCGCAGACGGAGGTGCCGCGGCTGGCCCGGCTCGCCGAGGCCGCGGGGCGGGCGCCGTTGCCGAGCGCCGACCTGCTGCCGATGCGGGCCCTGACGATGAACGGCGTGCTGCCCTTCCCCGGTCTCGACGATCCGCACGGCTACAACTCGCCCGCCCTGCTGACCGCCGAATTCCCCGCCGCGGGCGCGGTCTCGTCCGCGCGCGGGCTGGCGGCCCTGTACGCGGCGGTCGCGACCGGTGTGGACGGCGCGCCGCGGCTGCTCGGCGCCGACACCGTGACCGACGCGGTCCGGCAGGTGTCGGGCGGTGCGTCCTGGTCGGGGTTCCCGGACCTCGGTGCCCGCTGGGGCAGCGGCTTCCTCGTCGACTCGCCGTTCCGCCGGCTGCTCGGCACGCGCTCCTTCGGCAACAGCGGGGCGGGCGGCCAATTCGCCTTCGGTGACGACGAGTTCGGCGTCGGCTTCGCCTATACCGCCAACCTGATGGGCGCCGGTGCCGACCCGCGCGTCGACCGGCTCATCGGCGCGGTGCGGACCTGCGTCGGGGCGCCGGAGCCCGTGGCCGGGAGCTGACCGGACGGCCGCGGCGGGGCGGGCGCACCCTGAGGCGCCCGCCCCGCCGCGGGGTGTAACGAGCCGTCGTCCCGGCCCGGCGGGCCCGGCGGCTCAGTCGTCCGGGTCGGTGCGGGACGCGTACTGCTCCGGGTGGCGCAGCAGGGCGCCGATATGGGCGGCGGCCGTCGACAGCCGGCGGCGGGACTCCCTGAGCTGTGCGGCCGTGACCCCGTGATCGCGGGCCGCGTCCCGCAGATCGTCACGGAAGCGGTCCAGCAGGCGGTCGAAGTCGCGGGCGGGGTCGTCGCCGGCCGGTTCCTTCGCCCACTCCGGGGCCGGCGGGGCCTCGGCCGCCGCGTCCTGACCGGGGCCTTCCCCGGCCTGATCGACGCGCTCGACCGTCACCTTCGTCCCGTTGTCCCGGCCGGTCCGCCCGGCCGCGCCCGGCTCGCCGTCGCTCCGCCGGGCGTCGGACGGACCCCCGGTGAAGCGGCCGACCTCGCGGGACACCTCGGACAGCGCCTCGCGCACCGCGCCCGACCAGTCACCCGACCGCACCGCCCCCTGGGCCTGCTCCTGGACGCGCTTGAGGACCCGCTGGACCTCCTCGCGCGCGAACACCTGGGCGTCCCTCGCCTGCTTACGGGCCCGCTGGGCGTCCTGCTTGGCGCGCCGGCTCTCCTCCTTGGCCCGCCGGGCCTGCTCCTTCCATTCCTCCTTGGCGCGGCGGAACTCCTCCTTCGCCTGCTGCCAGGACTCCTTGTCGCCGAACGCGCCGTCGAGGTAGTCGGCGGCGTCCGGGAACGGCCGCCCGCCGGCGCCGTCCCCGGCGTCCGCGGTGCCCTCACCGGTCCGCCCGGCCTTTCCGGAGTCCCGGGCGTCCCTGCGGGCCTGCTGGGCGGCTTCCCGGATCTCGCGGCGCAGATCCCGCGCCGAACCGCTGACGTCCTCCCGGATGTCGGAGGCGAGCGCGGCGACCGACTCCCGGATCTCCAGTTCGAGGTCGGCCAACTCGCCGCCGCGGTCGGCGAGTTCGGCCCGTCCGGCGTCGGTGAGCGAGTAGACCTTGCGGCCGCCCTCGGTCGTGTGGGTCACCAGGCCCTCGGCCGCCATCTTGGCCAGCCGGGGGTAGACCGTGCCGGCGGAAGGGGCGTAGAGGCCCTGGAAGCGCTCCTCCAGGAGGCGGATGATCTCGTAGCCGTGCCGCGGGGCCTCGTCCAGCAGCTTGAGGAGGTAGAGGCGGAGGCGGCCATGGGCGAAGACGGGGGGCATGCTCAGAGCACCTTCTTCTCGGCGGGCGGGTCGGTGGGGGAGTTCCCCTGCGGGCCGGGGGCCGGGCCGTTGCCGGCCGGGCCGCCGCCGGGGCCGTCCGGCCGGTCCTCGTCCTCGAAGGCGGGGCGGCGGAGCAGGGCCAGACCGCCGGAGACGGTGGTGACCTTGAGGGTGCCGGTGCCCGCGCCGAGCGCGCCGGTGATCTTCTTGGCGCCCCACCGGCCGCTGACCCGCAGCGCGTCGAAGGCGTTGGAGACCGTGCCGCTCGCGGTGTTGGCCTCCACCGTGGCGTCGGCCGGGTCGGGCAGCCGGATGGCGACCTCCCCGGAGACCGTGGTCAGGGCGATGTCCGCGCCCTGGGCGGGGTCCAGGTCCATGACCATGTCGCCGCTGACGGAGTCCGCCCGCACCGTCCCGCCCGCCCCGTCGATGACCGTCAGATCCCCCGAGACGGAGTGGAACCGCAGATCGCCGGTGACCGACTGCACCTCGACATTGCCGGAGACGGTGTCGGCCTGCACCCTGCCGGTGAGCCCGACGAGCGTGGCGTCCCCCGAGACCCCGCGGACGTCCGTACGCCCCGAGATGCCCGAGACCACCGCAGCGGCCCCGACCACGCCGACCTCGACGCGGGTGCCGGCCGGCACCGTCACCGAGATCACCGCGCTGCGGTTCCAGCCCTTGCGTTCCAGGAACTTCAGGAAGCCCTGCCAGGGGAGGTCGTCGTAGGCGACCGAGAGGGTGCCCTGGTCGCACGAGACGGTCAGCGGCGGGCCGTGCAGCTCGCTGATCTCCACGCGGGCCGGACTGCCGCCCGAGGTGCCGACGACGTTGACGGTGCCGCCGACCACGCGCACGTTCAGGGCGTCGAGGGGGTCGGAGATCTCCAGCGTGCGTGGCTCGGCCACCTGTATCGGTCGCGACCACTCGCTCCGGGCTGACATTCCTGGCCTCCCCTGGATAGCCACACAACGCAACATATCGCGTCTCTTGGGGACACGATATATCGCGGATCGGCGAAGTCAAGCGCCGGTACCGAGGGGTGATCGCCGCCACCGGATGCAACCGCGCGCCGCGGGCCGGGAGTCCTAGCCGGTGACCACCGATGTGATGGCTTATGTCATGGAGGAGTTGACTGTGCGTAAATCCACGGGGCTGATCTCGGTGCTGGTGCTCGGCGCCGCCCTGAGCGTGCCGGCCACCGCTGCCCAGGCCGCGCCTGCCGCCGCTTCCGTCTCAACGGCCTCGGCCTGCCACGGGCTGATCGTGAAGGGCAACTCGCGGAACAACAAGGCCATTTCGGCCAGCGAGGCCCGCAGCTACAAGAAGGCCGAGAAGTACAACCACTCGGCCCGGGGGAAGCTCGTCAACGCCCTCAACGAGTGCAAGTCTGCGCACGACGCGAGGGTGCTCCGGCGGATCGTCCGCGACGCCGCCACGCTCATCGAGGACGCCGAGCACCTCAACAGGAAGGCGTACGTCGAGCACGACCGGGGGGCAGGCAAGAGGGCCCTGTACAACGAGTACGACGCTCAGCGCAAGCTGCACGACGCGATCAAGCGCTCCTGACCTCCGCATTCTTCGCCACGGTCCGCCGCTCTCCCGAGGGGCGGACCGCCTGCGTGCGGACACCTCCGCCGGAGGGGGCCGGGCAGCATGCGCCGGGCCCGCGCCCCGCCGGCCTACTCGTCCTCGTCCTCGTCGTCCAGGCGGGCCAGCCAGGTGGCCAGCCGCTCCACCGGTACCTCGAAATCCGGATTGAGATCGACGAAGGTACGCAGCTGGTCAGCCACCCACGCCAGGGTGACCTCCTCCTCGCCGCGCCGGTTCTCCAGCTCCTCGATGCCACGGTCAGTGAAATACACGCGCTCTCCACCAGGGGTCATGGGTCATTCCCGGCCAGGATAGGCAGGCTCACGGACCTCTCGCGCCACAGACGTCCGGCGGCTAGCCTGATCACCTGTCAACGGTCCTGCGGCAATTGGGAAATTGCCGCCCACGGGGCGCAGGAGGCCGTGATGCAAGATCGCGCACAGCGCATCGAACTACCCGACGGTACGGAAGTCTGGGCCCGGGTCTCCCGGCTGGACACCCCGGCACCGGACGGGACGGACGACACGGACGGGGAATTCGAGGACGTCGGCGCCTGGGACGCGCTCGGGGCCCGGGTCGAGGGGCTCCGCGAGGTGATCGGCGGGGTCGCCGCCAGCGTCCGGCAGGCCACCGCACGGGTCGCGCCGCACGAGACCAGTGTGACCTTCGGCGTGGAGCTGTCGGCCAAGCCGGGCAAGGCCGTCGCCCTGCTCGCGGACGGCGAGGCGAAGAGCAACCTCTCCGTCACCCTCACCTGGCGGCGCGAGGACCGGGCGCCGGCCGGGGACGCGCCACACGGGCCGCATCCCGCCGACCGCCGGGAGCCGGACGATTCGAGCCGCTGATGTCGACCTCCGAGGGCCGGGCCGCCGGCCGCGGTGACCGCACCCGCTACACACAGCTCCTCGACCACGCCGGACGCACCACCGTCGCCCTGCGCGCCGCACCGGGCGGGGCCGCCGCCCGCCCGTGGGGCAGCGGTGTGCTGATCGCCCCGGGATGGGTGCTGACCTGCGCCCATGTACTCGCGGCGAGCGACGGGCGGCGCCGCGACACGGGCCCGGACGGGGTCTTCGGTGTCACCTTCGACGGCCGGGTGGTGCCCGCCCGGCTCGCCTACGACCTGAGCCGGCCCGATCCGGCCGCCGGGCCCGCCGCCGCCCGCGCCGACCTCGCCCTGGTCCAGCTGCTCGACCCGGAGACCGACCATCCCTGCGCCTGGCTCAGCGATCAGCCGGCCACGCTCCTGGAGGACGCGTACATCTTCCGCGGGCACGACGCGTCGGGCGCGGTGACCGAAGGGGACGACGGCGCGGACACGGGCCGCCGGGGGGAACGCGTCGTACCTGAGGCCGGTGCCGTGGGCGACCCGCAGGAGGGGGGCTGCGAGCCCGAGCCGGGCGGCGGACGCGGCGCCCGGGGGCGCGCCGAGCACACGGCGCCCGCCGGTCCGCGTGCCCCCGCACCCCCCGTCGACCACTTCATCGCGGTCCGCTTCGGCGCCCGCGATGCCCGGGGCCTCCAGTTCGGCAGCGATGTCCGGGTCTCACCGGGGGCCTCCGGCGGACCGCTGCTCGACTGCGACCGCGGTGAGGTGGTCGGCATCGTCAAGGGCCGCCACCAGCAGGACCATGTGGGACTGGCGGTGCCGGTCACGGCGCTGCGCGGGCTGGGCCCTGAACACCTGGTCGCGGGCGCCGAGGGCCTGGGGCCCGACCCGTACCACGCGCTGATGAGCCTGCACGACCGCTGGCACTGGGCCGGTCAGGACCTCGGCCGGACCGACGGGCTCACCTGGTTCGACGCCCAGCACATGATCATGGCGGGTCGCGGCCGCCTGTGGGGCGTCCAGGAGCGGCTCCAGGCCCTGGATCTGCTCGCCCGGCTGCCCGCACCGCGCGATCCGCTGGTCGTGGAGGCCGCGGTCGGCGAGGTGCTGGAGCGCGGCGACCGGCCCGGGGCCTGGCTGCTGCGTACCTGGCGGGACGGGCACGGCGCCCTCTACCAGGGCAGCGACCCGTATACCGAGCTGCGCGCCTTTGTGCACTATCTGCGGATCGTGGCGCAGCTGACCGCCGACGAGGTGCGCGACGCCCCGGGCGACGAGGCCGCCGCGGTCCGCGAACAGGCCGCC is part of the Streptomyces platensis genome and harbors:
- a CDS encoding NAD(P)-dependent malic enzyme; translation: MAAEIVNPRSDSKSGTDADGAPDDAFDPAFALHRGGKMAIQATVPVRDKDDLSLAYTPGVAKVCSAIAEQPELVHDYTWKSQVVAVVTDGTAVLGLGDIGPEASLPVMEGKAILFKQFGGVDAVPIALGTTDTDEIIETVVRMAPSFGGVNLEDISAPRCFEIERRLQEALDIPVFHDDQHGTAVVTLAALRNAAKLTDRSLGALRAVISGAGAAGVAIAKILIEAGIGDVAVCDRKGIVSTDRADLTDVKREVAGFTNKGGLTGSLEDALDGADVFIGVSGGTVPEEAVAKMAKDSLIFAMANPTPEIHPDIAHKYAAVVATGRSDYPNQINNVLAFPGIFAGAMQVRASRITEGMKLAAAEALAAVVADELSADRVIPSPFDERVAPAVTAAVAAAARAEGVARR
- a CDS encoding PadR family transcriptional regulator; translated protein: MPPVFAHGRLRLYLLKLLDEAPRHGYEIIRLLEERFQGLYAPSAGTVYPRLAKMAAEGLVTHTTEGGRKVYSLTDAGRAELADRGGELADLELEIRESVAALASDIREDVSGSARDLRREIREAAQQARRDARDSGKAGRTGEGTADAGDGAGGRPFPDAADYLDGAFGDKESWQQAKEEFRRAKEEWKEQARRAKEESRRAKQDAQRARKQARDAQVFAREEVQRVLKRVQEQAQGAVRSGDWSGAVREALSEVSREVGRFTGGPSDARRSDGEPGAAGRTGRDNGTKVTVERVDQAGEGPGQDAAAEAPPAPEWAKEPAGDDPARDFDRLLDRFRDDLRDAARDHGVTAAQLRESRRRLSTAAAHIGALLRHPEQYASRTDPDD
- a CDS encoding serine hydrolase domain-containing protein; this encodes MSQHGWADEGFGAVADAFARNFAEGRELGSAVAVFAGGRKVVDLWGGTADDRTGRAWDEDTVLPVMSVAKGLISVCAHLLAQQGALDLDAPVADHWPEFAQRGKEAITTRMVLANTAGIPLVEKQLTFEELTRWTPVIRALEEQPTLYEPGTAFEYHAHAFGFLIGELIRRLTGRTPGRYFREAIGDALALRTWIGMPQTEVPRLARLAEAAGRAPLPSADLLPMRALTMNGVLPFPGLDDPHGYNSPALLTAEFPAAGAVSSARGLAALYAAVATGVDGAPRLLGADTVTDAVRQVSGGASWSGFPDLGARWGSGFLVDSPFRRLLGTRSFGNSGAGGQFAFGDDEFGVGFAYTANLMGAGADPRVDRLIGAVRTCVGAPEPVAGS
- a CDS encoding CU044_2847 family protein, producing the protein MQDRAQRIELPDGTEVWARVSRLDTPAPDGTDDTDGEFEDVGAWDALGARVEGLREVIGGVAASVRQATARVAPHETSVTFGVELSAKPGKAVALLADGEAKSNLSVTLTWRREDRAPAGDAPHGPHPADRREPDDSSR
- a CDS encoding zinc-binding dehydrogenase; translated protein: MFAAYAARIDRDQPLNGLELGERPAPDVRPGWTTVNVKAASLNHHDLWSLRGVGITDEALPMILGCDAAGIDEDGNEVVLHSVIGQTGHGVGPREKPSILTERYQGTFAEQVTVPSWNVLPKPKELSFAEAACLPTAWLTAYRMLFTNGGVRPGDSVLVQGAGGGVATAAIVLGAAAGLRVFATSRDEAKRKRALELGAEAVFASGERLPQRVDAVIETVGAATWSHSVKSLRPGGTLVISGATSGFTPKSGELNRIFFLELKIVGSTMGSKEELASLLSFCAAKGIRPVIDSTLPLDRAREGFTKMAEGELFGKIVLTV
- a CDS encoding SCO6745 family protein, with product MSEYLAVARRMWHLLEPLHATLYFAPEARQVAAGLGHEVASRWPSYFAWRTAPLGAAGPELVAATYYTFSPRMITRYLPRIWTVAEPAKVLDARLVAMDRALTALVDGRLTTAQLTEAAGLARQAAENAGTAARPLAAANRDLPWPDAPHLVLWQAATVLREHRGDGHLAALLTCELDPCEALVSFAAIGAAPAADFVGRGWSAQEWSDARHRLAARGWIAPDGTATDRAHKEREAIERTTDRLAAGPWRALGHSRAERLAQLLTPLLCAVFEAGYLPRHSTLGIGRVKVGHL
- a CDS encoding Clp protease N-terminal domain-containing protein; this translates as MFEKFTAGARAVVRGAVEQADRTGSGAIGEPELLLALLERADSPAAGVLAALGVHERRESVADALAQVRRRGGVSTADAAALAGMGIDIDAIVTRVEEAHGVGALAADGTAGRRKRVRRPFTAEARAVLERALRIAVGRGERSLGDEHLLLALTAGPGPAGAVLADHGVTHDAVVRLLDETRGRRAS
- a CDS encoding HutD/Ves family protein, which translates into the protein MRILRAAGRPAMPWSNGGGVTREVAVHPPGAGWDAFAWRVSLADVTRDGPYSPLPGVRRILTVADGAGLELTVDGTTRRLTDRCHPFAFPGGAETGSRLLDGPVVNLNVMLREGRAAATVERVRGRRVVAPVRRPAEGAAEGPEAVLIVAVEGDTRLRTAGEPEVRLARFDAALLTGPDAAPVEMRTDGTAALIALSAADPARPEG
- a CDS encoding DUF6104 family protein: MYFTDRGIEELENRRGEEEVTLAWVADQLRTFVDLNPDFEVPVERLATWLARLDDEDEDE
- a CDS encoding DUF4097 family beta strand repeat-containing protein; translated protein: MSARSEWSRPIQVAEPRTLEISDPLDALNVRVVGGTVNVVGTSGGSPARVEISELHGPPLTVSCDQGTLSVAYDDLPWQGFLKFLERKGWNRSAVISVTVPAGTRVEVGVVGAAAVVSGISGRTDVRGVSGDATLVGLTGRVQADTVSGNVEVQSVTGDLRFHSVSGDLTVIDGAGGTVRADSVSGDMVMDLDPAQGADIALTTVSGEVAIRLPDPADATVEANTASGTVSNAFDALRVSGRWGAKKITGALGAGTGTLKVTTVSGGLALLRRPAFEDEDRPDGPGGGPAGNGPAPGPQGNSPTDPPAEKKVL
- a CDS encoding trypsin-like peptidase domain-containing protein gives rise to the protein MSTSEGRAAGRGDRTRYTQLLDHAGRTTVALRAAPGGAAARPWGSGVLIAPGWVLTCAHVLAASDGRRRDTGPDGVFGVTFDGRVVPARLAYDLSRPDPAAGPAAARADLALVQLLDPETDHPCAWLSDQPATLLEDAYIFRGHDASGAVTEGDDGADTGRRGERVVPEAGAVGDPQEGGCEPEPGGGRGARGRAEHTAPAGPRAPAPPVDHFIAVRFGARDARGLQFGSDVRVSPGASGGPLLDCDRGEVVGIVKGRHQQDHVGLAVPVTALRGLGPEHLVAGAEGLGPDPYHALMSLHDRWHWAGQDLGRTDGLTWFDAQHMIMAGRGRLWGVQERLQALDLLARLPAPRDPLVVEAAVGEVLERGDRPGAWLLRTWRDGHGALYQGSDPYTELRAFVHYLRIVAQLTADEVRDAPGDEAAAVREQAARLAEFVQAKAVVLQPQDRRRIGPVRRRPRSVLVEFEPLFYDEGGQELFNWSVSEGYGQGQWLRVDVQESAGGVPFEQAREQVLRRLGGRLLRADGDAGPNARVRLEVAVPEGRWDTAAGQWEVAASTRRTARLRPVGPGRAVILRDQGRREQVDPAWLRRWQGLAAARELQALRIPPRPGADARSGSAEAIWQLLETAGEGALPALCHTVADGFGRDAVGVALDTGFPAGLWPAHGHGEERDCDAGCEEFHRGVRELLQGSGGVARLPELVRQLRAKAAEAAEEGTHWARDLVLLYDDPEDPIPPLFTDRPQMSPR
- a CDS encoding helix-turn-helix domain-containing protein, which translates into the protein MTEATDLAERAGDRDPRVGLRAVAALRRLLEQLEAVQVRIARAKGWSWQEIAAELGVSRQAVHKKHGRR